One genomic segment of Mycolicibacterium chubuense NBB4 includes these proteins:
- the mftG gene encoding mycofactocin dehydrogenase MftG, with product MSDVLIVGAGSAGSVLAERLSADERCRVTVVEAGPGFTDPRVGTQITDGLRLPIGVASSVVRRYSATLTDDPERRLEIMRGAVVGGSGAVNGGYFCRALPADIAGWELDGWSWADVLPHFTAIEHDLDFDTPVHGSDGPILVRRVARFDGYTGPFVEAARARGFAWIDDLNGSTPERPVGAGVAAVPLNIDRGTRVGPGGAFLQPALARPNLTLLTDTRVGRIRLADGRAVGVDCVGPDGPATLTADRIVLCAGAIASAQLLMLSGVGPHAVLRGVGVAVEVDLPVGAGTVDHPEWVLPVSWPATYGVPPLEAVLVTSDGLEIRPYTAGFGAMTSGRRDDPTDRPHLGVTLMRPRSRGRVALASADPGADPVIEHHYDTEPADLELLREGAELARELVGDTVQSEPVWSTSQHLCGTARMGADGDHSAVVDPRCRVRGVERLWVVDGSILPAIPSRGPHATIVMAAHRCAEFVAGTD from the coding sequence TTGAGTGACGTCCTGATCGTCGGTGCCGGCAGCGCGGGATCGGTACTGGCTGAACGGCTTTCCGCCGACGAGCGGTGCCGGGTGACGGTCGTCGAAGCGGGACCCGGCTTCACCGATCCGCGGGTGGGCACCCAGATCACCGACGGGCTCCGGTTGCCGATCGGCGTGGCGAGCTCGGTGGTGCGCCGCTACTCGGCCACGCTGACCGACGATCCCGAGCGCCGCCTCGAGATCATGCGCGGTGCGGTGGTGGGCGGATCGGGCGCCGTCAACGGCGGGTACTTCTGCCGGGCCCTGCCGGCCGACATCGCCGGGTGGGAGCTCGACGGATGGAGCTGGGCGGATGTGCTGCCGCACTTCACGGCGATCGAGCACGACCTGGATTTCGACACGCCCGTGCACGGCTCCGACGGCCCGATCCTCGTGCGGCGTGTCGCCCGATTCGACGGTTACACAGGGCCGTTCGTCGAGGCCGCGCGTGCGCGGGGATTCGCCTGGATCGACGACCTCAACGGGTCGACGCCGGAGCGCCCCGTCGGCGCGGGGGTGGCGGCCGTGCCGCTGAACATCGATCGCGGCACCCGCGTCGGGCCGGGCGGCGCATTCCTGCAACCCGCTCTCGCGCGGCCGAACCTGACGCTGCTGACCGACACGCGGGTCGGGAGGATCCGGCTGGCGGACGGCCGGGCCGTCGGCGTCGACTGTGTGGGACCGGACGGCCCGGCCACGCTGACCGCCGACCGCATCGTGCTGTGCGCGGGAGCCATCGCCTCGGCGCAGCTGCTGATGCTGTCCGGGGTGGGGCCGCACGCGGTGCTGCGGGGCGTCGGTGTGGCCGTCGAGGTCGACCTCCCCGTCGGTGCCGGTACGGTCGACCATCCCGAGTGGGTGCTTCCCGTGAGCTGGCCGGCGACCTACGGCGTCCCGCCGCTGGAGGCGGTGCTCGTCACCTCCGATGGCCTCGAGATCCGGCCGTACACAGCCGGTTTCGGCGCAATGACCAGCGGGCGGCGGGACGACCCGACCGATCGGCCGCACCTCGGGGTGACGCTGATGCGGCCCCGCTCCCGCGGGCGCGTGGCGCTCGCCTCAGCCGACCCGGGCGCCGATCCGGTGATCGAACACCACTACGACACCGAGCCCGCCGATCTCGAGCTGCTCCGCGAAGGCGCCGAGCTGGCACGTGAATTGGTCGGTGACACAGTGCAATCCGAGCCCGTGTGGTCGACGTCGCAACACCTGTGCGGGACGGCGCGAATGGGCGCCGACGGCGATCATTCGGCGGTGGTCGACCCGCGCTGCCGGGTGCGGGGGGTCGAAAGACTCTGGGTGGTGGACGGATCCATCCTGCCCGCCATTCCGAGCCGCGGGCCGCACGCGACGATCGTCATGGCCGCCCACCGCTGCGCGGAATTCGTCGCCGGTACTGACTAA
- a CDS encoding MFS transporter, with the protein MVDTLAGSSQDIDAEIAALSPRRRLWLLVIASVDVLLVIASMVALNAALPDIAVQTSATQSQLTWIVDGYTLALACLLLPAGALGDRYGRRGALLVGLAVFCLASIAPILLDSPMQIILARAAAGIGAAFIMPATLSLLTAAFPKSERNKAVGIWAGVAGSGAVFGFLGTGALLHYFSWQSIFYAFAAAALLMFALTCTIGSSRDDTATPIDWLGAGLIGTGIAVFVLGVVEAPERGWTDVLVLVCLSAGVALAAAFALVQLRREHPLLDVRLFTRPDFATGAAGITFLFIANFGFFFVEMQFMQLVMGYSALQTAFALSPLAFPVLVLGGTMHLYLPKVGLRFAVCGGLLLLAAGLFSMRFLDADATFIDVMWPLLLAASGIGLATAPTTSAIMNAAPDEKQGVASAVNDATREIGAAVGIAVAGSILAAAYQSSLRPMLQGFPEQVRHSATDSLASALSIAERLGPRGNALADQAQTAFLHAADQALLALSVLLVVGAVFVAVWSPGRDGRQWSVVLRLRSGRD; encoded by the coding sequence ATGGTCGACACCCTCGCCGGATCCTCCCAGGATATCGACGCCGAAATCGCCGCCCTCTCCCCACGGAGACGCCTGTGGCTGCTGGTGATCGCCAGCGTCGACGTCTTGCTGGTCATCGCGTCGATGGTCGCCCTCAACGCCGCGCTGCCCGACATCGCCGTGCAGACGTCTGCCACGCAGTCCCAGCTGACCTGGATCGTCGACGGCTACACGCTGGCGCTGGCCTGCCTGCTGCTGCCCGCCGGGGCACTCGGCGACCGTTACGGCCGCCGCGGTGCCCTGCTGGTCGGGCTGGCCGTGTTCTGCCTGGCCTCGATCGCGCCCATCCTGCTGGACAGCCCGATGCAGATCATCCTCGCGCGGGCGGCCGCAGGCATCGGAGCCGCGTTCATCATGCCGGCGACACTGTCGCTGCTGACCGCGGCGTTCCCGAAATCCGAACGCAACAAGGCGGTCGGCATCTGGGCCGGCGTCGCGGGCTCCGGCGCGGTGTTCGGCTTCCTCGGCACCGGCGCTCTGCTGCACTACTTCTCGTGGCAGTCGATCTTCTACGCCTTCGCGGCCGCGGCGCTGCTGATGTTCGCCCTGACCTGCACCATCGGCTCGTCGCGCGACGACACCGCCACCCCGATCGACTGGCTGGGCGCGGGCCTGATCGGCACGGGGATCGCCGTATTCGTCCTCGGTGTCGTCGAGGCCCCGGAACGGGGATGGACCGATGTCCTCGTACTGGTGTGCCTCTCGGCCGGCGTGGCTCTCGCAGCAGCCTTCGCGCTGGTGCAGCTGCGCCGAGAACACCCCCTGCTCGACGTGCGGCTGTTCACGCGACCCGATTTCGCCACCGGAGCCGCGGGCATCACCTTTCTGTTCATCGCCAACTTCGGCTTCTTCTTCGTCGAGATGCAGTTCATGCAGCTGGTGATGGGATACAGCGCGCTGCAGACCGCGTTCGCGCTGTCGCCGCTGGCGTTCCCGGTGCTGGTGCTGGGCGGCACCATGCACCTGTACCTGCCGAAGGTGGGACTGCGGTTCGCGGTCTGCGGCGGCCTGCTCCTGTTGGCAGCCGGACTGTTCTCCATGCGTTTCCTCGATGCGGACGCGACATTCATCGACGTGATGTGGCCGCTGCTTCTCGCCGCCTCGGGCATCGGATTGGCCACGGCGCCAACGACCTCGGCGATCATGAATGCGGCGCCCGACGAGAAGCAGGGCGTCGCGTCCGCCGTCAACGATGCGACACGGGAGATCGGGGCCGCCGTCGGTATCGCCGTGGCGGGCTCGATCCTGGCCGCCGCATACCAGAGCTCGCTGCGCCCGATGCTGCAAGGATTCCCGGAACAGGTTCGCCACAGCGCCACCGACTCTTTGGCCTCCGCACTGTCGATCGCCGAACGCCTCGGCCCCCGGGGCAACGCGCTGGCCGATCAGGCCCAGACCGCGTTCCTGCACGCCGCCGATCAGGCTCTGCTCGCATTGTCGGTACTGCTCGTCGTCGGGGCCGTGTTCGTCGCGGTCTGGTCGCCGGGGCGCGACGGCCGGCAGTGGAGCGTCGTGCTGCGCCTGCGCTCCGGACGCGATTAG
- a CDS encoding TetR/AcrR family transcriptional regulator — MTAASGDPRPARSRARLLEAATTLLRTGGPGAVTIDAVTRKANVARATLYRHFPSANDLVAAAFTSLIPPPPMPPESGSLRDRLIAVVAEWAESIAEAPTTLTAMAWLSLGPDMTELPGSAPAATHRAGPQVHSLRERIAEQYSAPFDSIFDSPQAAAELGPVDRTTAFALLIGPLAFGRISTLAEFDYQAVAVAAVDGFLAVSARNSESAGA, encoded by the coding sequence ATGACCGCCGCAAGTGGTGACCCGCGGCCGGCGCGCTCCCGGGCCCGCCTGCTCGAGGCCGCGACGACGCTGCTGCGTACGGGGGGTCCGGGCGCGGTGACGATCGATGCGGTCACACGCAAGGCCAACGTGGCGCGGGCCACCCTCTACCGCCACTTTCCCAGCGCGAATGATCTTGTGGCAGCCGCGTTCACGAGCCTGATCCCGCCTCCGCCGATGCCGCCGGAGTCCGGCAGTTTGCGGGACCGGCTGATCGCGGTCGTCGCCGAGTGGGCGGAGTCGATCGCCGAGGCGCCCACGACACTGACGGCCATGGCCTGGCTGTCTCTCGGTCCCGACATGACCGAGCTGCCCGGTTCCGCCCCAGCCGCAACCCACCGGGCCGGACCGCAGGTGCACTCGCTGCGGGAACGGATCGCCGAGCAGTACTCGGCGCCGTTCGACAGCATCTTCGACAGCCCGCAGGCCGCCGCCGAACTGGGGCCGGTGGACCGCACCACCGCGTTCGCGCTGCTGATCGGTCCACTGGCCTTCGGCCGGATCAGCACGCTGGCCGAGTTCGACTACCAGGCCGTGGCGGTCGCCGCCGTCGACGGCTTCCTGGCGGTCAGCGCACGGAACAGCGAATCGGCAGGTGCTTGA
- a CDS encoding cytochrome P450 → MGGDVNSATKVLADPTAYADDERLHASLADLRAHEPVAWVDQAPYRPFWAITKHADIMDIERANDLWLSEPRPVLVTAEADDLARAQLEAGFGLRTLIHMDDPHHRKVRAIGADWFRPKAMRDLKIRVDELAKRYVDKMRDIGGECDFVTEIAVNFPLYVILSLLGLPEEDFSRMHMLTQEMFGGDDDEYKRGTTPEEQMAVLTDFFNYFGALTASRRANPTDDLASAIANGLVDGELMSDVDTLSYYVIVASAGHDTTKDAISGGLHALIENPGELARLQADPGLMPTAVEEMIRWTTPVKEFMRTAAEDTTVRGVPIAKGESVYLAYVSGNRDEDVFDDPFRFDVGRDPNKHLSFGYGVHFCLGAALARMEMNSIFTELLPRLESIELAGEPELAATTFVGGLKHLPIRCSVR, encoded by the coding sequence ATGGGCGGCGACGTCAACAGCGCCACGAAAGTCCTGGCCGACCCGACGGCGTACGCCGACGACGAGCGGCTGCACGCCTCGCTCGCCGACCTGCGGGCCCACGAACCCGTCGCCTGGGTGGACCAGGCGCCGTACCGGCCGTTCTGGGCGATCACCAAGCACGCCGACATCATGGACATCGAACGGGCGAACGACCTGTGGCTGTCCGAGCCCCGCCCGGTGCTGGTCACAGCGGAGGCCGACGACCTGGCCAGGGCGCAACTCGAGGCGGGGTTCGGGCTGCGCACCCTGATCCACATGGACGATCCGCACCATCGCAAGGTGCGGGCCATCGGCGCCGACTGGTTCCGCCCGAAAGCGATGCGCGACTTGAAGATCCGCGTCGACGAGCTCGCCAAGCGCTATGTCGACAAGATGCGTGACATCGGCGGTGAGTGCGACTTCGTCACCGAGATCGCGGTCAACTTTCCGCTGTACGTGATCCTGTCGCTGCTGGGCCTGCCCGAAGAGGACTTCAGCCGGATGCACATGCTGACCCAGGAGATGTTCGGCGGCGACGACGACGAATACAAGCGCGGCACCACTCCTGAGGAGCAGATGGCGGTGCTGACCGACTTCTTCAACTACTTCGGGGCGCTGACGGCGTCACGGCGCGCGAACCCGACCGACGATCTCGCATCGGCGATCGCCAACGGCCTCGTCGACGGGGAACTCATGTCGGACGTGGACACGCTGTCCTACTACGTCATCGTCGCCAGCGCCGGCCACGACACCACCAAGGACGCCATCTCCGGCGGACTGCACGCCCTCATCGAGAACCCCGGGGAACTCGCGCGACTGCAGGCCGATCCGGGACTGATGCCGACTGCGGTCGAAGAGATGATCCGGTGGACGACCCCGGTCAAGGAGTTCATGCGCACCGCGGCGGAGGACACCACGGTGCGCGGCGTCCCGATCGCCAAGGGCGAGTCCGTGTACCTGGCCTACGTGTCGGGCAACCGCGACGAGGACGTCTTCGACGACCCGTTCCGCTTCGACGTCGGGCGCGACCCCAACAAGCACCTGTCGTTCGGCTACGGCGTGCACTTCTGCCTCGGCGCCGCGCTGGCCCGCATGGAGATGAACAGCATCTTCACCGAGCTGCTGCCCCGGCTCGAGTCGATCGAGCTGGCCGGCGAACCCGAACTCGCGGCGACGACGTTCGTCGGCGGGCTCAAGCACCTGCCGATTCGCTGTTCCGTGCGCTGA
- a CDS encoding cytochrome P450 has product MSTPVIDEAANVLADPGAYADEARLHAALAHLRAHAPVSWVDVPGYRPFWAVTRHANIMAIERDNELWINAPRPLLATAATDDLSQANLDAGGGIRTLIHMDDPLHRDVRKVGADWFRPKAMRALKTRVDELAKIYVDKMVENGPECDFVQEVAVNFPLYVILSLLGLPESDFGRMLKLTQEMFGGDDDEFTRGKSPEELHEVITDFFRYFTALTAERRAHPTEDLASAIANARIDGEYLNDIDCLSYYVIVASAGHDTTSAAISGGLLALIENPDQLARLKAHPELMGTAVEEMIRWTTPVKEFMRTATADTEVRGVPIKEGESVLLSYVSANRDEDIFDDPDRFDVGRDPNKHLSFGYGVHFCLGAALARMETNSFFTELVPRLDSIELAGTPAWVATTFVGGLKHLPIRYSLR; this is encoded by the coding sequence ATGAGCACACCAGTGATCGACGAGGCAGCCAATGTGCTGGCCGACCCGGGGGCTTACGCCGACGAGGCGCGCCTGCACGCCGCGCTGGCGCATCTGCGCGCCCACGCCCCGGTGTCCTGGGTCGACGTGCCCGGCTACCGGCCGTTCTGGGCGGTCACCAGGCACGCCAACATCATGGCGATCGAGCGCGACAACGAGCTGTGGATCAACGCCCCCCGGCCGCTGCTGGCCACTGCGGCCACCGACGACCTGTCCCAGGCCAACCTCGACGCGGGCGGCGGCATCCGGACGCTCATCCACATGGACGACCCCCTGCACCGCGACGTCCGCAAGGTCGGCGCCGACTGGTTCCGCCCAAAGGCGATGCGCGCCCTGAAGACCCGCGTCGACGAGCTGGCCAAGATCTACGTCGACAAGATGGTCGAGAACGGCCCCGAATGCGACTTCGTCCAAGAGGTGGCGGTCAACTTCCCGCTCTACGTCATCCTGTCGCTGCTCGGGCTGCCCGAGTCGGACTTCGGCCGCATGCTCAAGCTGACCCAGGAGATGTTCGGCGGCGACGACGACGAGTTCACCCGCGGCAAGAGCCCCGAGGAACTGCACGAGGTCATCACCGACTTCTTCCGCTACTTCACCGCGCTGACCGCCGAACGCCGGGCGCACCCCACCGAGGACCTCGCCTCGGCCATCGCGAACGCCAGGATCGACGGCGAGTACCTCAACGACATCGACTGCCTGTCGTACTACGTGATCGTCGCCAGCGCGGGCCACGACACCACCAGCGCCGCGATCTCCGGCGGGCTGCTGGCGCTGATCGAGAATCCCGACCAGCTCGCCCGGCTCAAGGCGCACCCGGAACTGATGGGCACCGCGGTCGAGGAGATGATCCGCTGGACCACCCCGGTCAAGGAGTTCATGCGCACGGCCACCGCCGACACCGAAGTGCGCGGAGTGCCGATCAAGGAGGGCGAGTCGGTTCTGCTGTCCTACGTCTCGGCCAACCGCGACGAGGACATCTTCGACGACCCCGACCGCTTCGACGTCGGCCGTGACCCCAACAAGCACCTGTCGTTCGGCTACGGAGTGCACTTCTGTCTCGGCGCCGCGCTGGCGCGCATGGAGACCAACAGCTTCTTCACCGAGCTGGTGCCGCGCCTGGACTCGATCGAGCTGGCCGGGACGCCGGCGTGGGTGGCCACCACGTTCGTGGGCGGCCTCAAGCACCTACCGATCCGGTACTCGCTGCGCTGA
- a CDS encoding carboxylesterase/lipase family protein: MPIRRCARTWSVLATLLIALGCGHGAGGDRAAPAAKPADPAVAPTAAGTLRGVVADDHRLFAGIPYAAPPVGPLRWHAPEPVAPWPGVRDATRYGPRCMQELGGDLELGRQTDEDCLNLNVWTPRSASDRKLPVMVWIHGGAFVNGSGRIYDARRMVARGDIVVVTINYRLGALGFLAHPSLGPPGQVGNYGLEDQQAALRWVHDNIAAFGGDPGKVTIAGESAGGMSVCDHLVAPGSKGLFRAAIIQSGPCQAQARLPVAQARSIDYAAGFGCADPATAARCLRALPADKLRKPVWFYGIGDDQLTGPVTGSQTLPTDPVAVIDEGRAEHVPVLIGTTRDEFTLFVGMQYVRDGKRYTPADYPRLLSATFGEHAPAVARHYPLSNFPSVPVAISTAVTDGVFACIGDRLAHSLARDDGGAVYSYEFNDRNAPAPEPLRTLPFPVGASHSLELRYLFDTGGAPALDPAQLRLSEQMIDYWTAFVRTGDPAASGQPEWKDLAAGNAVMSLQPDGSRMVGDFAQEHQCGFWAGLR; the protein is encoded by the coding sequence GTGCCGATCCGACGGTGTGCCCGGACGTGGAGCGTGCTGGCCACGCTGCTGATCGCGCTGGGGTGCGGACACGGTGCCGGCGGGGACCGGGCGGCTCCGGCGGCGAAGCCGGCCGACCCGGCGGTGGCGCCGACGGCGGCGGGCACGCTGCGCGGTGTGGTCGCCGACGACCACCGCCTCTTCGCCGGGATCCCGTACGCCGCGCCGCCCGTGGGGCCGCTGCGCTGGCACGCTCCGGAACCGGTCGCGCCGTGGCCGGGGGTGCGCGACGCCACCCGGTACGGACCGCGCTGCATGCAGGAACTCGGCGGCGACCTCGAACTCGGCCGGCAGACCGACGAGGACTGCCTGAATCTCAACGTCTGGACCCCGCGGTCGGCGTCGGACCGAAAACTGCCCGTCATGGTCTGGATCCACGGCGGGGCGTTCGTCAACGGCAGCGGCCGCATCTACGACGCGCGGCGGATGGTCGCCCGCGGCGACATCGTCGTCGTGACCATCAACTACCGGCTGGGCGCACTGGGCTTCCTGGCTCATCCGTCGCTGGGGCCGCCGGGTCAGGTCGGCAACTACGGGCTGGAGGACCAGCAGGCCGCGCTGCGGTGGGTGCACGACAACATCGCGGCGTTCGGCGGTGACCCCGGCAAGGTGACCATCGCGGGGGAGTCCGCGGGCGGCATGTCGGTGTGCGACCACCTCGTCGCGCCCGGCTCCAAGGGTCTCTTCCGGGCGGCGATCATCCAGAGCGGGCCCTGCCAGGCTCAGGCGCGGCTGCCCGTCGCGCAGGCGCGCAGCATCGACTACGCCGCCGGCTTCGGTTGTGCCGACCCCGCCACCGCGGCCCGGTGCCTGCGCGCGCTGCCCGCCGACAAGCTGCGCAAGCCGGTGTGGTTCTACGGCATCGGCGACGACCAGCTGACCGGCCCGGTGACCGGTTCGCAGACGCTGCCGACCGACCCCGTCGCGGTGATCGACGAGGGCCGCGCCGAGCACGTCCCGGTGCTGATCGGCACCACCCGCGACGAGTTCACGCTGTTCGTCGGCATGCAGTACGTGCGCGACGGGAAGCGCTACACGCCCGCCGACTACCCGCGGCTGCTGTCGGCGACGTTCGGCGAGCACGCGCCCGCGGTGGCCCGGCACTACCCGCTGTCGAACTTCCCGAGCGTGCCAGTGGCGATCTCGACGGCGGTCACCGACGGGGTCTTCGCCTGTATCGGCGACCGGTTGGCGCACTCCCTGGCCCGCGACGACGGCGGCGCCGTCTACTCCTATGAGTTCAACGACCGTAACGCCCCGGCGCCCGAGCCGCTGCGGACCCTGCCGTTCCCCGTCGGAGCGAGCCATTCGCTGGAGTTGCGCTACCTGTTCGACACCGGCGGGGCGCCTGCGCTCGATCCCGCCCAGTTGCGGTTGTCCGAGCAGATGATCGACTATTGGACGGCATTCGTGCGGACCGGAGATCCCGCGGCGAGCGGTCAGCCGGAATGGAAGGACCTCGCGGCGGGCAACGCGGTGATGTCGTTGCAGCCCGACGGCAGCCGGATGGTCGGCGACTTCGCGCAGGAGCACCAGTGCGGGTTCTGGGCCGGTCTGCGGTAG
- the rpsJ gene encoding 30S ribosomal protein S10 produces the protein MAGQKIRIRLKAYDHEAIDASARKIVETVTRTGASVVGPVPLPTEKNVYCVIRSPHKYKDSREHFEMRTHKRLIDILDPTPKTVDALMRIDLPASVDVNIQ, from the coding sequence GTGGCGGGACAGAAGATCCGCATCAGGCTCAAGGCCTACGACCACGAGGCGATCGACGCCTCAGCGCGCAAGATCGTCGAGACGGTCACCCGGACGGGCGCCAGTGTGGTCGGCCCTGTGCCGCTGCCGACCGAGAAGAACGTGTATTGCGTCATCCGGTCCCCGCACAAGTACAAGGACTCGCGGGAGCACTTCGAGATGCGTACGCACAAGCGGCTGATCGACATCCTCGACCCGACGCCGAAGACCGTTGACGCCCTGATGCGCATCGATCTGCCGGCCAGCGTCGACGTCAACATCCAGTAA
- the rplC gene encoding 50S ribosomal protein L3, with the protein MANSASSAAPRRGILGTKLGMTQVFDENNKVVPVTVVKAGPNVVTRIRTPERDGYSAVQLAYGEISPRKVNKPLAGQYAAAGVNPRRHLAELRLDDEAAAAEYEVGQELTAEIFADGAFVDVTGTSKGKGFAGTMKRHGFRGQGASHGAQAVHRRPGSIGGCATPGRVFKGTRMSGRMGNDRVTTQNLKVHKVDAENGVLLIKGAIPGRNGGLVVVRSAIKRGEKA; encoded by the coding sequence ATGGCTAACAGTGCTAGTTCTGCCGCTCCGCGGCGCGGCATTCTGGGCACCAAGCTGGGCATGACGCAGGTGTTCGACGAGAACAACAAGGTCGTGCCGGTGACGGTCGTCAAGGCCGGCCCGAACGTCGTGACGCGCATCCGCACCCCCGAGCGCGACGGCTACAGCGCCGTGCAGCTCGCGTACGGCGAGATCAGCCCCCGCAAGGTGAACAAGCCCCTGGCGGGCCAGTACGCCGCCGCCGGTGTCAACCCGCGCCGCCACCTGGCCGAGCTGCGGCTCGACGACGAGGCCGCCGCCGCGGAGTACGAGGTCGGCCAGGAGCTGACCGCCGAGATCTTCGCCGACGGCGCCTTCGTCGACGTGACCGGCACCAGCAAGGGCAAGGGCTTCGCGGGCACCATGAAGCGCCACGGGTTCCGCGGCCAGGGCGCCAGCCACGGTGCGCAGGCCGTGCACCGCCGGCCGGGCTCGATCGGTGGCTGCGCCACCCCGGGCCGCGTGTTCAAGGGCACGCGCATGTCGGGCCGGATGGGCAACGACCGCGTCACCACGCAGAACCTCAAGGTGCACAAGGTCGACGCCGAGAACGGCGTGCTGTTGATCAAGGGCGCCATCCCCGGACGCAACGGTGGTCTGGTGGTTGTCCGCAGCGCAATCAAGCGAGGCGAGAAGGCATGA
- the rplD gene encoding 50S ribosomal protein L4, with the protein MTLNLDVQTPGGKKDGSIELPAELFDVEPNIALMHQVVTAQLAAKRQGTHATKTRGEVSGGGKKPYRQKGTGRARQGSTRAPQFTGGGVVHGPQPRDYSQRTPKKMIAAALRGALSDRARNDRIHAVTELVEGQTPSTKSAKAFLGTLLADRTAGNNKVLVVIGRADETSMLSVRNLPGVHVISPDQLNTYDVLKADDVVFSVEALNAYIESASKKSGDEPLARREETEVSA; encoded by the coding sequence ATGACTCTGAATCTTGATGTCCAGACACCGGGCGGCAAGAAGGACGGCTCGATAGAGCTGCCCGCCGAGCTGTTCGACGTCGAGCCCAACATCGCGCTGATGCACCAGGTGGTGACCGCCCAGTTGGCGGCCAAGCGCCAGGGCACGCACGCGACCAAGACGCGCGGCGAGGTCTCCGGCGGTGGCAAGAAGCCGTACCGCCAGAAGGGCACCGGCCGCGCCCGTCAGGGTTCGACCCGCGCACCGCAGTTCACCGGCGGTGGCGTCGTGCACGGCCCCCAGCCGCGTGACTACAGCCAGCGCACCCCGAAGAAGATGATCGCCGCCGCCCTGCGCGGCGCGCTGTCGGACCGGGCCCGCAACGACCGCATCCACGCGGTCACCGAGCTCGTCGAGGGTCAGACCCCGTCGACCAAGAGCGCCAAGGCGTTCCTGGGCACGCTTCTGGCCGATCGCACGGCCGGAAACAACAAGGTGCTGGTGGTCATCGGCCGCGCCGACGAGACCAGCATGCTGTCGGTGCGCAATCTGCCTGGCGTGCACGTGATCTCGCCGGACCAGCTCAACACCTACGACGTGCTCAAGGCCGACGACGTGGTGTTCAGCGTCGAGGCGCTCAACGCGTACATCGAGAGCGCGAGCAAGAAGAGTGGCGATGAGCCGCTTGCGCGAAGAGAAGAAACCGAGGTGTCGGCCTGA
- the rplW gene encoding 50S ribosomal protein L23: MATVTDPRDIILSPVISEKSYGLIEDNVYTFIVHPDSNKTQIKIAIEKIFNVKVDSVNTANRQGKRKRTRTGYGQRKSTKRAIVTLAAGSKPIDLFGAPA, from the coding sequence ATGGCTACCGTGACCGATCCCCGCGACATCATCTTGTCCCCGGTGATCTCGGAGAAGTCCTACGGGCTCATCGAGGACAACGTCTACACGTTCATCGTGCACCCGGACTCGAACAAGACGCAGATCAAGATCGCCATCGAGAAGATCTTCAACGTCAAGGTCGATTCGGTGAACACGGCCAACCGCCAGGGCAAGCGCAAGCGCACCCGCACCGGTTACGGCCAGCGCAAGTCCACCAAGCGCGCCATCGTCACGCTGGCCGCCGGCAGCAAGCCCATCGACCTCTTCGGAGCACCGGCGTAA
- the rplB gene encoding 50S ribosomal protein L2: protein MAIRKYKPTTPGRRGSSVSDFAEITRDHPEKSLVRPLHGKGGRNAHGRITTRHKGGGHKRAYRVIDFRRHDKDGVDAKVAHIEYDPNRTANIALLHYVDGEKRYIIAPQGLKQGAVVESGANADIKPGNNLPLRNIPAGTVIHAVELRPGGGAKLARSAGVSIQLLGKEGTYASLRMPSGEIRRVDVRCRATVGEVGNAEQANINWGKAGRMRWKGKRPTVRGVVMNPVDHPHGGGEGKTSGGRHPVSPWGKPEGRTRKPNKPSDKLIVRRRRTGKKR, encoded by the coding sequence ATGGCAATTCGCAAGTACAAGCCCACGACCCCGGGCCGCCGCGGGTCCAGCGTCTCCGACTTCGCCGAGATCACTCGCGATCATCCGGAGAAGTCGCTGGTTCGCCCGCTGCACGGCAAGGGCGGTCGCAATGCGCACGGCCGGATCACCACCCGCCACAAGGGCGGTGGCCACAAGCGCGCCTACCGCGTGATCGACTTCCGTCGCCACGACAAGGACGGCGTCGACGCCAAGGTCGCGCACATCGAGTACGACCCCAACCGCACCGCGAACATCGCGCTGCTGCACTACGTGGACGGCGAGAAGCGCTACATCATCGCGCCGCAGGGGCTCAAGCAGGGTGCGGTCGTGGAGTCGGGCGCCAACGCCGACATCAAGCCGGGAAACAACCTGCCGCTGCGCAACATCCCCGCCGGCACCGTGATCCACGCCGTGGAGCTGCGTCCCGGCGGCGGGGCCAAGCTCGCCCGCTCCGCCGGTGTGAGCATCCAGCTGCTCGGCAAGGAGGGCACCTACGCCTCGCTGCGTATGCCCAGCGGTGAGATCCGCCGCGTCGACGTCCGCTGCCGCGCCACCGTCGGTGAGGTCGGCAACGCCGAGCAGGCCAACATCAACTGGGGCAAGGCCGGCCGCATGCGGTGGAAGGGCAAGCGCCCCACCGTCCGTGGCGTCGTGATGAACCCTGTCGACCACCCGCACGGCGGTGGTGAGGGCAAGACCTCCGGTGGTCGCCACCCGGTCAGCCCGTGGGGCAAGCCCGAGGGCCGCACCCGCAAGCCGAACAAGCCGAGCGACAAGCTCATCGTCCGACGCCGGCGCACCGGCAAGAAGCGCTAG